The DNA sequence TTTTGGGTGCCTACCCATGCTCAGGAATGCCCAGTCGCCATTCCGGGGTTACCTCCTTTCGGCAACGACAATTGCGGAATCCACTTCAATAGCGGCGTCCAAAACCACTGGTTTTATCTGCTTTCCGTAGGTGGCAGTCAACTGAATATTCCCGTAGAGCCAATTGGCCCGGATGCAGCCGCACAGATTGCGTTCCGGAGCTTGCAATTCTATCTCCATCCTACGGCATCCTTCGAAGACGCCCGCAGAGCCTCCATCCAATCTGCCGAAGACCTCTTTGGCCGATGCTCGCCTCAATGGATACAAGTCCAGAATGCTTGGGCGGCGGTCGGCGTGGGCAATCCCCATCTCCAGCTTTGTCCGCATATTTCAGGTCCAGACACGGTATGCCTCAACGCAGTCGGCAAATACAGCCTCACTATGGAAGCAAGTGCCCCAGACGCATCGCTCACATGGACCAGTATCCCCACAGGATGGCTCTATTCGCTATCAGGTCCCAATGAAACCATCCTCAATCTGGAACCACCGGAAATCCTGACGCCCGGAACCTATTTCGTTTCCGTTTCAGCGAGACGGGGAACCGAGGAGGTGCGATCCTCCCATCCGATTCATTTCGTGGAATGCACAGATCCGGATTCCGATCCTGCCAGTCCACCCCGTGGGCCTTCTCCCTATTTATTCGCAGCCCCCAATCCCACCTTCCGGAACGCTACCCTGTACTTCCCCTATCTGTACAATGATGGGGATCTGTCGGTGTTTGACCCGCAAGGCAGGCTGGTACATCGGGAATCGATCGAATCTAGCGGCCGAAAGGTCGATTTATCCCACCTGACTCAAGGCCTCTACTATCTCCAGCTCAAGGCTCCTAGCATGGCGCCGATCACAACGATGCTGCAACTTTTGCCATCTCCCTGATTTTCAGGCACCGTTTAAAAAAAGATGAATTTTTTCGATTTTTTATCATCGGGGACTTGTGTAATTAACTTTACCATACTACCTTCGCAACGCCTTACAGAAAAGGCCTATCAAGCAGCTCAGGTGGCGGAATTGGTAGACGCGTTGGTCTCAAACACCAATAGGGAAACCTGTGTGGGTTCGAGTCCCACCCTGAGTACAAAATGGCTGTCTCGTTTTCGAGATGGCCATTTTTGCATACATAGATTCAGATTGCCTTCAGGAGCCTTGGCAAGATCCTGAAAGGTATTTGGGCGTGCCCCAGCGGCTTGCCAGTATTTCCTCGCCAATCATCGGAGGCGCTGGGTCGGAGTCTTCCGGACTCGCTGGCGCTCGGTCGGTGGATGAGGAGCCCTGTTCTGGACATTCCGAAAGGAGTCCATCTCCAAAGGCCAGCCCCAGCAGCTTACCTGTTCGTAGACATTGTCCCAAAGCTCCACCGACTACTCCTGCAGGTTCCTCACGCCTCCGCAGGCCATCCGCACCCGAAAATGGATTCCCTCTCAGATCCCAACATTCTCATCCTCTGTCCAGTCCTTGAGCCCGACATATTCATCCATCGTGGAAACTTGTCAAAACCCCAAAAAACCCGTTTCTTGAATTCGGTCCTTTCCATCCAAATCTGAACCTAGAACCTGCCCCATGGCTACAGAAACCTCCACCCATCTCAATATCAAATGCCCCAACTGCGGGTCACCCGAAGTGGTATTCCATGCAGGCAACCAAGCCCTGACCTGCTCGCATTGTGGCTATGAGAAACAACTCCCCAAGGAAACGCACGAAATTGTCGAACAACCGCTGGGCGCTTCCTTCCACTTGGAAGATGCCCAAACCGGACTCGAAATCGTCACGAAAGCCTATCACTGCAATGGGTGTGGAGCAGATGTGGCAGTCGAGGCCGATCAGGTAAATTTCGCATGCCCATTCTGCGGCTCTGAAAATGTCAACGAATCGGCCCTCGACACCCGGATCATTCGACCAGCAGGCGTCATGCCCTTCAAAGTAGAGAAGAGCACCGCGCTCGATGCATTCAAGCACTGGCTCGGACAAGGTTGGTTTCGCCCTGGAGATCTCGCCAAAAAAGCCCAGGTGGACAAACTCAAGGGCGTTTACCTCCCGTTCTGGACCTTTGATGCGCATACCTCCAGCCAGTGGCGCGCCGATGCCGGATATTACTACTACGTCCAGGAATCCTACACCGACAGTGATGGCAACCGCCAAACCCGCCAAGTGCGGAAGGTCCGCTGGGAACCTGCGGCAGGTAGACATTCCGAGTTTTTTGACGATGTCATGGTCATCGCCTCACAAGGGGTGTCCCAAGATATGATGGAAGACATCCTCCCCTTCAATATCAAGGACGTGGTCAACTACGACAGTCGATACTTGCTAGGCTGGGAAACTGAGCTGTACCAAAAGGATCTCAAAGAAGGATTCGGAGTCGCCGATGACATCATGGATCAAGCCATTCGTGCGGCCTGTTCCAGAGCTGTACCCGGCGACACCCAGCGGAATCTTCGCGTCAAGACCCAAAAAACCGGGCTCACCTTCAAGCACCTCTTGCTTCCTGTCTGGGTCGCCGGATATACATACAAGGGCAAGATCTACCAGTTCATCGTCAACGGCCAAAATGGACAAGTTGCGGGTAAGAAACCGTGGTCTGCCATCAAGATTGCTCTGGCGGTCCTCGCAGCAGCAGCCGTCGCAGCAGCTATCTGGTATTTCTCCGAGATGCAGGGCAATGGCCCCATCGTCTTCGAATAACCCATCCCTACAAGACTAAAGCCCCCAATGCGCATCAGCACATTGGGGGCTTTTGATTGTCAACGGTTCAGGCAACCGCTTATCGCTGAACGGAAGATTCACCCAAATGCTTGTCCATGAAGGTGGTCATCTCCCAAAGCATGTGCATGACGGATTCGTATGCACGATATCCATGGCTCTCCGCAGGCAACATGACCAGTCGGGCATCTCCTCCCAGCCCTTTGAGGGCATTGAAGAGACGCTCACTCTGCATCGGATAGGTTCCGGAGTTGTTGTCAGCCTCCCCGTGAATCAGCAAGATCGGCTCATTGATCTTGTCAGCATGGCTGAAGGGAGACATCGTGTAGTACACCTCTGGAGCTTCCCAGTAGGTACGCTCTTCAGATTGGAACCCAAATGGCGTCAGCGTACGGTTGTATGCCCCAGAACGCGCAATTCCACACTGGAAGAGATCACTATGCGCCAAGAGATTGGCAGTCATGAAAGCTCCATAGGAGTGTCCGCCTACTGCTACTCGGGCAGGATCACCCACCCCCATTTCATCCAATTTATTGATTGCTGCTTCAGCATTGGCCACCAACTGCTCTCGGAAGCTATCATTGGGCTCTGCATCTCCTTCGCCCACGATAGGCATACCGGGATCATCCAACACGGCGTATCCTCGCATCAGCCAGAAGAGCGGGGAGGCCCAGTTGATCCGGATGAAGGTATAGGGAGAACCACTCACCTGCCCAGCAGCATCCTTGCTTTTGTATTCCTCTGGATATGCCCACATCAACACAGGCAATTTACCATCGCGCTCCTTGTCGTATCCCGGAGGGAGATACAGGGTCCCAGTAAGCTCCACGCCATCTTTCCGAGTATAGCGAATGAGTTCCTTCTGCACTTCCTTCATCTGAGGGTAAGGATGCGGGAAGTCGGTGATGGCCGTCAATTCATCCTTCTTGAGATTGCGGATATAGTAGTTGGCGGGCTCATCAGTGGACTCTCTACGGGTGATGACCTCCATTTTCTTCAGATCGTAGATGACGACTGGAGATTCGTAGTATGGCGCCTCTGATCTCCAAAGACGTTCTGTTTCACCGGTAGCGATTTCGTATTGGTCCACAAAGGGGCGATTTCCTTCTGGTGAGGCACCTGTACCAGTCAAATACAGATATTTCCCCTTCTTGTCTGTCAGTAGCACCTGACGGCCATATTCGTTCTCGTGCGTCTCAAAATCGCCTGGGTCGTTGTAACGATCCTCCCAAGATCGGTCCCAAATGACCTCTGTTCCTTTGGCGGGATCAGCAGGAGAGAACTTTTGAGTAACGATCCTGCGATTGCTCCACCAGTACTGATAAGTCAGTGCCAGATCGTCATTTCCCCACTCGATGCCACTGTAACGTAGCTCAAAGTCCATATCCTTGACAGCTTCACCGGTAAATGGAGCCTCCAAATGGAAAAGGGCATCTCTCACATCCGTCTCTATGGCCGGGTCCCCTTCATCTTGCGCTTCAGCCCAATAGAGGGTCGCAGGTTTGTCTGCCCTCCAAGAAAAGCTTCTTGGGCCAGTCCGTACAGCCATGAACCCTTTGGGAATGGTCTCTCCGGAAGGCACATTGGCCACAGTTTTGACAACATTCCCCGCCATATCCCAAATCTCAATCGTCATCGGAAAACGAGAGTATGGTACGAGGTATGAAAACGGCTGCTCGACTTTGGTGACAAGCAGATATTGACCGTCGGGACTATCTGCGAATCCGCGGATGATCCCGGGTTCCCCGATAGGCTCGGCAGTACCTCCGATCTTCATTTTTTTGAGCTGTCCGCTCGCATAATAGGTGAAGAGCTCCTCATCAAAACGGTTCTTCAACAAATCCTGATAGGTTCTCACGGCAGCTTTGCGGTCTCCGGTCTCCGAAATGGTAGGTCCCTCTGGCGTGGTGGGAGCCTCTGGAGCCGCACCAACATCATCCAATTTGGATCTGTAAACGATGGTTTCGTTGTCGGATAACCATGTATAGGGCGTTCCAGCCATGGATCCATTCAGCTCTGCCTCTGTCAGCTTTTGAGCGGATGCCTGAGCTACATCAATCACCCACAGCTCAAGTCCTTTTCCGGTATTATGGGTAAACGCCACGCGAGCTCCATCGGAAGACCAGCGGATGTTCCGCATATTGGCCTTTTCAGGCAATCCAGTCACTTTGCGCTCGGTGCCATCCATCTGCTTGAGCGTGAATCCGGTGGTGTAGGCATTGCGACTTCCGTCGAACGCACGAGGATTGATTCGAAGGCCAGCCAATCTGAGCTCAGGAGCCGCAACCTCCTCGATGGAAGGCAAGCTCGGATTGTCCATCAAGAGCATGACTTGATTGTCCGGACTCAAGGAAGTCCAAGGCGTGGTCGGAGCGTCGATCAGATCCGCGATCGGCTTGGGTGGGGTTTGATACATGAGATTGTTTTGCGCGAATGCAGGGGTCGAGGTCCCCAAGATCCATCCGCCTACGAGGCTGAGGGTCAAGGTACGTAGATTCATCTGATGATTGGTCATTTCCAGCACCCAAATTCTCCCAATTGCCCAATCAGTCAATTTGGCAAAAAAGCGAATGGAGGGGCCAGCAGTGAAAAAATATATGTAAAAGGCCGCCTATCGGCCCATTCCTTCTACAAACTTCAAAAAGGCTTCTTTGTAGGAATTGCTAATCGGAATTTCCTTGTCACCGATATAGATCCGATTGTGCTGAATCAGGGAGATGTGATCAAGCCCGACAATGTAGGACTTGTGTACCCGCATGAAAGATTTGACAGGAAGCTTTTTCAGCATATTGGTCATGCTCATCAAGGTCAAGATCTTCTGGGTCGGGGTATGGACGGCGATGTAATCCCGCATGCCCTCGATGTACCGAATATCTTCATAGTTGACCTTGAAAAATCGGGTATCCGATTTGATAAACAGATACTCCTGAGATTCATCCTCTCCAGCAAGTTCCTGGTTTTTGAGGGCATCCTCAGCCTTCAATTGGCTCTGAGCTTTGTTGACGGCCTTGACAAACCTATCGAACAAAATGGGTTTGAGCAGATAGTCGACTGCATTTAGCTCATAGCTATCCACTGCATATTCCGAGTAGGCCGTCGTAAAAACCACCATAGGAGGCTCGGAAAGGGTTTTGAGGAACTGTAGCCCCGAGAGATCTGGCATCTGAATATCTAGGAACATCAGATCCACTGCATTTTCCTGAAGGTAGGCTGCCGCCTCAAGGGGATTCTGGAAAGTCTTCAACAACTCCACATTGGGCACTTTTCCAGCAAATCGTTCGATGATTTCCAAGCCCAAGGGTTCGTCGTCAATGGCAATGGCTTTGAGGATCATAAGGTAATCTTGAGGATTGTGTGGTAGGTTTTGTCTGTTGGCTGAATGGACAGTACATACGAGTCCTTGTAAATAAGTTCCAGTCGCTTGCGGACATTCGTCAATCCAACTCCCCCAATATGCTTAGGTTCAGCGGATCGCGTGGATTGAAGCGTATTGGACACTTCGAATGTAAGCTCACCATTCGAAAGCGTCAGTCGAATTTGGATACGCGAAGGATGCACCGTGCTCACGCCATGTTTAAATGCATTTTCAACAAATGGAATCAGCAGCAAAGGAGCAATCTCTGCGACCTGCACTTCTCCGGACACATCGAAGGACACCTCCACCGAGGGATCAAGCCTCAGCCGCTGCAAGGCGATATAATTCTCAATATATTCAATTTCCTTGCCCAATGGTACCTTGGCGTCATTGGATTCATAGAGCATGTACCGCATCATATGGGAGAGCTGGGCAATTCCCTGAGCCGTCTCTTCATCATCATGCTTGAAAGCGAGCCCATAGAGGCCGTTGAGGATATTGAACAGGAAATGAGGGTTGATCTGATGCTTGAGTGCCATCAATTCCGCCCGAAGCTTCTCCTGCTCCAACTCGCGACGCCTGCGCTGAACCTTGAACCAACTGTAGGTGAACCCATAGAAGTTGGCCGCCAACATGAATCCGCCATTGATGACCATATTGGTCCGCATCCAAATATTGAAACTCGACCAATCCTGCCCATACAACTCGGATAATCCCACCCGATCCATGTACCGGAGATCCAACGCACTCTCTATCACCGAGAATCCCACCAAGAAGGCAACATTGATCAAGAGAAAATAGGCAAATGAATTGTCCTGAAAATACCGCGGCAGGGCAATATGCGCATACGAGTAGACCATGATCGCATTCTGCACGATCCCATAGAGGAGGAACCACAAGGACTGTTCGGAAGAGAAATACTCGGGATTGAATAGACCCAAACCCAACGGATCGGGCAACATCAGATAACTGACCCCAAGCCAGATGGTGAGATGGGTCAGAATCAGGAGAAAGACGGAAAACTTCAGATTTTTCAAACGGATGAGGCTAATGAATCATCAATCCCACAAGCTACGAAACTGCAAGATTGGCATGCAACACGCTTGGCAGATGGATGTCAATCACTTGTCGAGTCCTCTGGGGAATTGGTCGTACAATTTTAAACTTCTTGCTAACCTCCCCCTTCACTCCGGGTATAAGCGGTGAAACACCTCCTACACGGAGACAATTTGGAACCTCTATGAAAATGTTGATCGTCATATTGGGATGCTTGCTAGGAATGGCTTATTGCCAAGAGGGATTGGCCCAATCTACGGGAACGACCCTCCAAGTGGCGATCACCCCTACCCTATCTAGCCGGAGCCCTGCTCGGGCCCCCAAGAAGAAAACCGCTCAAAAAACACCGGCCAAACAGACGCAGCAAGCCCCAACCACTACTCGGTGCAGGCAACAAACTGCCCAACGGCCAAAGTCAGCCAAGATCAGAGAAACATAAGCCTACTCATATAAATAAAGCCTTGAGGGAGCGCCTTCCAACCGTGGAAGGCGTTTTTTGTTGAATTCCTGCTAAATTGGAGGAGCAGCCAACAGGCTGAGTTAACGCCTAAACATACGCCTTTCATGCTCGCCAAATTCTTTCTCTTCCGAGAGCGGAATACCAACTTCCAGACCGAATCTCTCGCAGGGCTGACCACCTTCCTGACGATGGGGTACATCATGTTTGTCAACCCCGCGATCCTCTCTGAAGCGGGGATGGACAAGCAAGCCCTGATCGCGGTCACCTGTATCATATCAGCCCTTTCGACCATTCTGATGGGGATTTTTGGCAAGGTCCCCATCGCGCTTGCTCCCGGTATGGGCTTGAATGCATTTTTTGCCTATACCCTTGTGATCGGCAAAGGAATCCCTTGGCAAACGGCCCTCGGCATGGTATTTCTGGCGGGTGTGGCATTTCTATTGTTGAGCTTGACAGGCGCCAGAGAAAAATTCATTCAAAGTATCCCTAAAAGTCTCGTTACAGCCATTGCAGCCGGTATCGGCTTCTTCTTGCTGTTCATCGGCTTCAAAAACATGGGACTTGTCGTAGCGCATCCAGCCACCTTGGTTCAATTGGCAAGCTTTTCCCCTGAATCCATGATAGGAATTGCCACCCTCATGTTCACCGTTTGGCTGATGATCGCCAACATTAAGGGAGCATTATTGATCGGAATCGTAGGGGCAACGCTTGCCTCCATCCTTTTGGGATACACCCCTATGCCCGAAACATGGATTTCCCCCAACGTGGACATCTCCCCCATTGCCTTTCAGATGGACCTGAAAGACGCGCTCCAATGGACGTACATCGGGCCTATCTTTGCCCTGTTCTTCGTGGACATGTTTGATACCATCGGGACATTGGTAGCCTGCTCGCTTGAGGCCAAGCTGGAAAAGAAAGATGGTAGCATTGAACGGATCAGGCCGATGCTTCTGGTAGATGCCGCTGCCACCACAGCGAGTGGATTGCTGGGCACTTCCCCGACCACTGCGTTCGTGGAATCGACCACAGGCATCACTGCTGGAGGCAAAACAGGATTCACCTCCGTTGTTACGGGATTGCTTTTTCTGTTGGGGCTGGTATTCATCCCGGTAATCGGGATTGTTCCTGCGTATGCGACTGCTCCAAGCTTGATCATCGTAGGCGTATTGATGATCTCTCAGATGAAGAGCCTGCCGTTTGGGGACATGGAGGAATTTTTCCCTGCGGTGATAACGATTGGCACTATGGTGTTCTCCTTCCAGATTGCTGCGGGAATTTCTATGGGTTTTCTGTCTTGGGGAATCATCAAGATGCTTCGGGGGAAATTCGCGGAGATTCCATGGATCATGTACATAGTCATGGCACTCTCAGCCCTCAATTTGTCTATCTAGGAGTGGTTGCCAATCTGTCGCATTTGGACTAGATTTGTAGGGAAGCGGACTGTATTCCCTTAATCCAATCTAGCATGAAAAGAATTCTGTTGATCATGGCGCTGGCAGTAGCCAGTATTGGTCTTTATTCCTGCGAGGAAAGCGACTCCTCCGGAAACGCGGCAAACTCCACCGATGGTATCTATGCAAAGTTTGTCACTTCGAAAGGCGACATTCTCTGCCGTCTTGAGCATGAAAAAGCACCGCTGACAGTAGCAAACTTTGTGGCCCTTGCCGAGGGAGATATGCCCAACAACGAACGGGATCTGGGTGTACCCTACTACGATGGGCTCACCTTCCACCGAGTAGTTCCCAACTTCATGATCCAAGGGGGAGATCCTCAAGCCAATGGCATGGGAGGTCCCGGATACGCATTCAAAGATGAGATCCACCCCAAGCTTCGCCACAATATCCCCGGAACCCTATCTATGGCCAATGCAGGCCCTGCCACAAACGGAAGCCAATTCTTCATCACCCACGTACCGACTCCTCATTTGGACGGCCGCCACGCGGTTTTCGGCTACGTCGTAGAAGGACTGGAAACGGTATTTAAAATTCAGATGACCGACAGAATCGAGTCCATCGAAATCATCCGCCAAGGAGACGATGCAGAGAATTTCAACGCCTTGGAGATCTTCAATCAACTGAAATAGGAAATTCCATTCCCCCCAATGAATGAGCCGCTCGGAAGTCAGATTCCAAGCGGCTCACTATTTTTTCTCCCTTCCCCAAACGCCTTTTGGCTCATCGCTCCTGTAACACAAGCCTCGTTGGCAGGCCGTTTTGCTAGAGTCATTGCGATAGCTTGCCATTTCCTCACCTGCATCTGCCCATCCCTCCACAAGTTGATTCGACATTCACCAAAAGTAAAAGGGCCATCTCCGGAAGAGACAGCCCTTTGGTATATTTGACGATAGGATCACGGCTTATTCAAGCACGATCACCTTCTCGACCATTTGCACATCATTTTGTGGCGTGATTCGCAGGCTGTAAGCACCAGCTGCCAATGCACGGGTTGGAACCACCATTTGATTGTCTCCGAATTGACCTTCCAAGGCGTAAGTCGCGATAGACTGTCCCACCATGTTGATCCACTCAAATTTGACGCTACCTGCTTGCTTCAGCTCAATGCGAATCTCAACACCTTGACCCAATTGAACGGGGTTGGGAAGAATCGTAAATACGCCTCCACGACGAGTAACAGACTGAATCTCTGAGTAAGAGAATGCGCCATCAATATCCACCTGCTTCAATCGATATAGATTCTCGCCGAAGTTGGGGTTGTGATCTGTCCATTGGTAGCTCTGAGGCTGCTGGCTATCTCCCAGAGAAGATACTTGACCGACTGGGAAGAATGCGACCCCATCCTGACTACGCTCGATATCGAAATAGGCATTGTTGGTTTCGCTTCCAGTGATCCAGTCCAACTGAACCTCTGTATTCAAAGATTTCAGGCGAGCCTTGAAATCGAGGAATTCCACAGGGAGGGTTCCGCCATCAACTACAGCGCTATCCATCACAAAGTAAGCCAACTGCTCACCGGAGTGATTACGCTCTACATCATCCAACTGATCCTCTTCCACTGCGAGCAAAATCTCTGTATCGGAGAAAGCATTGGCCCCGTAAAGGACAGCCCAACCACCTTCATTCTCATCCATACCCGCCATCGTGGTCAAGGCAATTGCCGGAGCTTTCACCCCAGAAAGCGCATATACGTGGTTGTCACTGGTATCGTCGACTCCTCGGATATTGTCCGCTCCCACACTTGCTGCGAATGGACGACCTCCGAATTTGCCTGAACCTTGCTCCAAGACAATATATCCAATCAACTCTGGGTTGCGAACCTGATCTGGATCATCGCCAACATGCTTACCTGCGCGCAACCAAGTTGCCACCGGAATCCAGTTCTTGTTCTTTCCAGAAGCCCAGAATACGGACCAATCTTCATCTGCGTAAGACATCACCTGTCCCAAAACTACAGGGTTGGTGTAGGTATTTTGGTAAGATCTTGCCTCAGTAGTCCAGCTGCTGGAATTGGCAGTTTCCCAAGAGGTATCGATCACAGCCTCCACATTCCATCCATCTACCGCATCAGTATAAACCCCTTCTTCCATTACCATGTAGTAGACGCTATATCCACCGATGCTATCGCCAGAAGGATTCTGCACCTTGAGGTCAAAGCTGGTATTGGTCACATTGGTGATACGGGTAACGGCAGGCTTGTAAGTCTCATCAGGGAGCTCTACGGAAGTTACCACTACCATACTTGTGTAAACCTGAGGCAGATTGACTGTCTGCCAAGCAGTATCTACATTGGTCAATTTGCCTGTTTCGATCTTCATGTTGGAACCTGCTTCCAAAGCCGTGAACGCTACGGTATCACTGGCAGTTGAGAGCGGAAGAATCGCATCGGCGTCGTCCTTCATGTGAGCGTACAGTGTACGAGCCCCCAAGGTCACGTCATCGAAAGTAACCGTTCCGGCAAATGCAGAATCAGACAACTCCTCGCCGGTATCCAAGATTAGATCGATATGGCTGACAATGGAGGTATCACCAGAGATGGAATAAGTAACGTCCAAGAACTTGTTGTCTGGATATCCTCCGTCTGAAGGATAAGTCACATTGACAGTGGGAGGACCGTGCCAGATCATTTCCACCATGGTCACTTTGGAAGTATCCCCGTCGATATCGCTTACTTGGTAGTAGAAGGTATCTTGGTAGGAGAAGCTTCCATCCTGCAAGTAGGTAATCAGACCAGTAGCTGGATCGTAGGAAGCAGTACCATGGGAGGGTTGAGCGATGATCACCAAGGAGGTAGAGTCCAGTAAGTCTTCGGTAATATCGTTCCCGAACACATCTACTTCGACACTCTCACTGATGTAGTATTTGTCGTTGTCTGGTTCTGCCAAAGGAGAACAGTGCGGATATACTTGGTAGATCGCTGTATCGGCCATTCCCTCAGGATCGGTCACAGTCAGGACAATTTCATACCAGTAAGTGGCGCCATCGCAACCAATCGGAGAAATCAGGGTACTGGTCGTATCGTTGTAGTCAATTGCTTCGGGGTGGTTGTGGTCATTGTGATACAAGATCGTTTGCCATCCGAAGACCAACTCATCATCAGTGTGCTCAGCATCTTGAACGTCTGCTTCCAATTGCCAGATCACCGATTCTAGGACCGAGTACTCCACAACAGTGTCCATGGAAGAAGAAAGAATCTCCGGTGGCGTATTGTTGAGCCAGACCTGTAGAGTAGTTTGGCTGGACAAACTTCCTGTATCGGTCACCGTCAATGTGATGGTATAGGAAGCAGGAGTAGCTCCAGCGGTAGAGAAAGTATGAGAAGGATCGGCAGCAGTTGAGTTGTTGCCATCCCCAAAGTCCCAGAAGTAAGTCAAAGCGGCACCTTCTGGGTCCGTAGAACCACTTCCGGTAAAGTTGACCGTGAGAGAGTTGGAAGGAGCATAGAAAGTATCCAAGACAGCGGCTACTACCGGTGGTTGGTTTCCAGAAGGAGAATAAGTCACTCGACGGATCTCTGTTCCGTATCGGATATACCAGATTCCATCGTGCATGGAGCTCCATTCCATGTCCACAACCGCTCCTACATTGATGAGGAAATCCTCGACATCAGTAGGCACACTAGCAGAATCAAATTCGAAGTGCTTGATCCAATTGGCGTCGTAGTCTGCATGGAAATAAGTGTCGAAGTATTCCGCAGGAAAATCACTGCCCTCATACCAAGTACCCGCAACAGAACAGTTCCCTTCCCAATCTGGCCCCAGTACAGGGTTGGTCATGGAATCGCTCATGAGGTAAGTCTCTCCATCAATGCTCACACGTGCAAATCCACTCGACTTGTGCTTCCAGTCATAGGTGGGACGTGTATGGACAAACAGCGGATAAGAAGCAGAATCAATCTCATTGCCGGGGTTACAAGGATCTGGCCAGCTAGGAGCAGCAGAACCGGGATCCACCATCAGCTCTTTGAATTCGTAGTAATTCTGAACTCCACAACCCGCTGGCGTAGGAGCATCAGGATTGTACATGGTGATCCAGCCGCTGCTGTTGATGTCCACGCCTTCGTAAAGCGGCCATCCGAAGTTTTGTGCAGGCTCGGTCACAATGTTCATTTCCTCGAATTTACCCCAACCTACATCGCCGATGTAAAGGTGGCCGGGAGCGCCGTCTTCTGGATAGTGGCTACCCGTTTCAGGGCGAAGCGTCATCCGGTAGGGGTTCCGCAATCCCAAGGACCAAGTTCTGGATTTGGCAGAACGGGGACTGGCAGCATCGTAGAAAGGATTGGAAGAGATACCATCTCCTGTGGCAGGATCAAGTCTCAAGACCTTTCCGTTGAGGGAGGAGAGCATCTGGCATCT is a window from the Pontibacter sp. G13 genome containing:
- a CDS encoding prolyl oligopeptidase family serine peptidase produces the protein MNLRTLTLSLVGGWILGTSTPAFAQNNLMYQTPPKPIADLIDAPTTPWTSLSPDNQVMLLMDNPSLPSIEEVAAPELRLAGLRINPRAFDGSRNAYTTGFTLKQMDGTERKVTGLPEKANMRNIRWSSDGARVAFTHNTGKGLELWVIDVAQASAQKLTEAELNGSMAGTPYTWLSDNETIVYRSKLDDVGAAPEAPTTPEGPTISETGDRKAAVRTYQDLLKNRFDEELFTYYASGQLKKMKIGGTAEPIGEPGIIRGFADSPDGQYLLVTKVEQPFSYLVPYSRFPMTIEIWDMAGNVVKTVANVPSGETIPKGFMAVRTGPRSFSWRADKPATLYWAEAQDEGDPAIETDVRDALFHLEAPFTGEAVKDMDFELRYSGIEWGNDDLALTYQYWWSNRRIVTQKFSPADPAKGTEVIWDRSWEDRYNDPGDFETHENEYGRQVLLTDKKGKYLYLTGTGASPEGNRPFVDQYEIATGETERLWRSEAPYYESPVVIYDLKKMEVITRRESTDEPANYYIRNLKKDELTAITDFPHPYPQMKEVQKELIRYTRKDGVELTGTLYLPPGYDKERDGKLPVLMWAYPEEYKSKDAAGQVSGSPYTFIRINWASPLFWLMRGYAVLDDPGMPIVGEGDAEPNDSFREQLVANAEAAINKLDEMGVGDPARVAVGGHSYGAFMTANLLAHSDLFQCGIARSGAYNRTLTPFGFQSEERTYWEAPEVYYTMSPFSHADKINEPILLIHGEADNNSGTYPMQSERLFNALKGLGGDARLVMLPAESHGYRAYESVMHMLWEMTTFMDKHLGESSVQR
- a CDS encoding LytTR family DNA-binding domain-containing protein, giving the protein MILKAIAIDDEPLGLEIIERFAGKVPNVELLKTFQNPLEAAAYLQENAVDLMFLDIQMPDLSGLQFLKTLSEPPMVVFTTAYSEYAVDSYELNAVDYLLKPILFDRFVKAVNKAQSQLKAEDALKNQELAGEDESQEYLFIKSDTRFFKVNYEDIRYIEGMRDYIAVHTPTQKILTLMSMTNMLKKLPVKSFMRVHKSYIVGLDHISLIQHNRIYIGDKEIPISNSYKEAFLKFVEGMGR
- a CDS encoding histidine kinase; the encoded protein is MKNLKFSVFLLILTHLTIWLGVSYLMLPDPLGLGLFNPEYFSSEQSLWFLLYGIVQNAIMVYSYAHIALPRYFQDNSFAYFLLINVAFLVGFSVIESALDLRYMDRVGLSELYGQDWSSFNIWMRTNMVINGGFMLAANFYGFTYSWFKVQRRRRELEQEKLRAELMALKHQINPHFLFNILNGLYGLAFKHDDEETAQGIAQLSHMMRYMLYESNDAKVPLGKEIEYIENYIALQRLRLDPSVEVSFDVSGEVQVAEIAPLLLIPFVENAFKHGVSTVHPSRIQIRLTLSNGELTFEVSNTLQSTRSAEPKHIGGVGLTNVRKRLELIYKDSYVLSIQPTDKTYHTILKITL
- a CDS encoding NCS2 family permease, yielding MLAKFFLFRERNTNFQTESLAGLTTFLTMGYIMFVNPAILSEAGMDKQALIAVTCIISALSTILMGIFGKVPIALAPGMGLNAFFAYTLVIGKGIPWQTALGMVFLAGVAFLLLSLTGAREKFIQSIPKSLVTAIAAGIGFFLLFIGFKNMGLVVAHPATLVQLASFSPESMIGIATLMFTVWLMIANIKGALLIGIVGATLASILLGYTPMPETWISPNVDISPIAFQMDLKDALQWTYIGPIFALFFVDMFDTIGTLVACSLEAKLEKKDGSIERIRPMLLVDAAATTASGLLGTSPTTAFVESTTGITAGGKTGFTSVVTGLLFLLGLVFIPVIGIVPAYATAPSLIIVGVLMISQMKSLPFGDMEEFFPAVITIGTMVFSFQIAAGISMGFLSWGIIKMLRGKFAEIPWIMYIVMALSALNLSI
- a CDS encoding peptidylprolyl isomerase, yielding MKRILLIMALAVASIGLYSCEESDSSGNAANSTDGIYAKFVTSKGDILCRLEHEKAPLTVANFVALAEGDMPNNERDLGVPYYDGLTFHRVVPNFMIQGGDPQANGMGGPGYAFKDEIHPKLRHNIPGTLSMANAGPATNGSQFFITHVPTPHLDGRHAVFGYVVEGLETVFKIQMTDRIESIEIIRQGDDAENFNALEIFNQLK